In the Nocardia asteroides genome, GGCGAGGTGCAGGAAGACCGCGTCGCCGGATTTCATGTCCACGGTGCCGCAACCGGCCAGCACCCGGTGGCCGTCCTCCATGACGTAGTGGCTGGGCAGGTTCTCCGCGATCGGCACGGTGTCCAGGTGCCCGGCCAGGATCACCCGATCCCGCCTGCCGCGGTCGGTACGTGCGAGGACGACATTGCCGTGCCGCAGCACGGTGAAGCCCGAGGTCTGTTCGCGCAGCGCGGTTTCCACCACGTCGGTGATGGCCGCCTCGTCCCGGGAAACACTCGGGATGTCGACGAGGGCGGCGGTCAGCTCGATCGGGTCGGCGCGCAGGTCGATGCTCACGGCGTCAGCCTACGTCCAGTTCGCCGCGCGGATGCCGTGCCATCATGGTCGCGGCCGGGGCGAGGAGAAGGGGTGTGATGACCGCGAGACCGACCAAGGCGGACGTGGCCAGGCAGGCCGGTGTCTCCACGGCGACCGTCAGCTACGTCCTGAACGACGTCCCCGGCCGCTCGATCTCCGAGCAGACCAGGGCCGCGGTCCGGCGCGCCGCCGACGAACTCGGCTACCGCCCCAATCTCGCGGCCCGCAACCTGGCCCGCCGGCGCAGCGGCGTCGTGCTCTTCGTGCTCCCGCAGGTGGCGCTGAACGCGCTGGCGATCGAGGTGAGCACCAGGATGACGACCGAGCTCGCGCGCCGCGGCGTCATGCAGGTGCTCCTCTTCGACACCGGCGACGAGGCCGCCGTCGTGAACGCCATCACCGACCTGGACCCGGTCGCCGTGACCGGCGTCTACCCGCTGCAGGGCGCCGCGCTCGCCGCCGTCGAGGCGGCCCGCATCCCCAACTTCCACCTGGGCAGCAGCCGCCTCGCCGACCTCGGCAACCTGCACCTCACCGCGGGCGAGGTCCGGATCGCGCACCTGGTGGAGCGCGGGCACCGGCGGCTGGCCTACGCCTTCTCCCCCGACGAGTCGGTGCGCCCGATCGGCGAGTACTGGCTGGCCGGGCTGCGCACCGCAATGACCGCCCGCGGGCTGCCCGAGCCGGAACTCGCCGAGGTACGCACGGCGAACGCGGCCCAGGTCGTGACCGAGTGGCGGGAGCGCGGGGTCACCGCGGTGTGCGCGCAGAACGACGACACCGCCTTCGTCGTCCAGCACGGCATGCGCCAGGCCGGGCTGGAGTGCCCGCGCGACCTGGCGGTGATCGGCGTCGACGCCATCCCGCTCGGCGAGGTCGCCGCGCCGCCGCTCACCTCGGTCGCCTTCGCCGCCGACGCCATCGTCGACATCGCCACCGCGGCCTTCATGACCGCGCTCGGCTACCCCACCGAGGCGGAGGCCACCGGCGCCGACCTGGTCGTGCTGCAGGTCCGCGAATCCACCTGATTTCTCCGGTTACGCGCGTAACCTCTCCCGAGAATGCAGTTCTCCTCGATGGCTGAGAGAGGTTCTCGATGACGCACGACCTCCCGATCCCCGCCGACTGGGCGGAGATCACCCCGGAGTGGATGACCGCGGCGCTCGCCGCCGACTTCCCCGGCGTCCGGGTGACCGCGGTGCAGGTGACGCTGCGCGACGACGGCACCAACCGCCGCGCCCGGCTCGGCCTGGAGTACGCGGGCACGCCCGGCCCGCGCTCGGTGTTCGTCAAGGCCGCCGACCCCGCGCACAAAGAGCTGATCAAGATGACCAGCGGCATGTACCACGAACCGCGGCTTTTCCAGAGCGGACTGCCGCTCCCCATCGAGCACCCGGCCGTGCACACCGCGCTGATCGACGAGCAGCGCGAGGACTTCCTGCTGGTCATGGAGGATCTCGCCGAACGCGGCGCCGACCCCCGCGACGCCACCCGCCCGCTCACCGTCGACCAGGCCGCCGACGGCGTACGCGCCCTGGCCCGGCTGCACGGCACCTACTGGGGCGTCCGGCTGGAGCAGCACCCGGAGCTCGCCTGGCTGGAGCCCTTCGTCCCGTGGGACGGCATGGAGATCGCCCCGCTGCCCGCCGCGCTCGACCGGCTCCCCGACGCCCCGCCCGCCGTACGCGAGCTGACCATCGGCGCGCTGATCGACGACATCTGGAAGCCGTACATCGCGAGCCTCACCACCGGCCCGCAGACGCTGCTGCACGGCGACGCGCACATCGGCAACACCTACCTGCTCGACGGCGCCCGGGTCGGCTTCCTCGACTGGCAGGTGGCAAGGCGCGGCTCCTGGTCGCTCGACCTCGGCTACTTCCTGCAGGGCTCGCTCACCATCGAGGACCGGCGGCGCGCCGAGACCGACCTGCTCGCCGAGTACCGCGGCGCACTGGAGCTCCCGGCCGCCGAGCTGCCGTCGGCGACCGAGATCAGGGACGGCTACCGCGCCTCCGTCGCACACGGGCTGACGCTCTGGCTCTGCACCGCGAGCGCGGGCGAGCTCTGGCAGCGCCCGGACATCGCGCTGGCGCTGGCCGAGCGGTACGCCGCCGCCTACGCCGACCTGGACACCGCGGGCGCACTCGCAGCACACCGTTGATAACCGGCGGTTACGCGCGTAACGTCTCCGAGTAACACCGTTATCGCCTGGTAGGCGCCGAGCAGTGGAGGAGCCTGTCGTGACCGTCACCCTGCCGGAACGCGAACTACTCGAGATCGCGGCGCTCGACGCGCCGGACGAGGTGACCGCGCTCACCAGGCAGTGCCTGGCGGCGGCGCTCGCCACCGCCGACGGCGACGACACCACCGAGCACATCGCCGAGATCGAGCGCGCCGCGGCGGGCTGGGCCAGGACCGGCGTGCCGATCGACGCCGTCCACCACGCCGTGCACTCCGGCTACCGGATCGGCCTCGACCTGGTGGCCGCCCGCCGCACCGAGGGCGAGGTGCGCCGCGACGACTACGACACCCTGGTGGCCGGGATGCGCGCCATGCTGACCGCGCTCGACCGGATGACCACCGCGATCAGCATGGCCTACGTCCGCGAGCTGCGCTCCGCCGCCGCCGACCACCACACCGCCGTGCACACCCTCACCTCCGCGCTGCTCGGCGGCTACTCCACCAGCACCATGACGCGCGAGTGCGGCATCGAGCCCGCCGAGCGGTACGCCGTGCTCGCGCTGCAGATCCCCACCCACCCCGACGCCGCCGACCCCGCGCTCGACGGCGACGTCGTGGTCCGGCGCACCCTGCGCCGCGCCCAGGCCGCGCTCGCCGCGCACGCGGGGCGCGACACCCTCGCCCTGCTCAGCGTGGACGGCGGCACCGTGCTGCTGCCCGCGCACACCGTCAACGACGCCTCGCTGGAGGCGCTGATCGCCGAGCTGACCGCGGCCGCCAGGGTGCCGATCACCGCCACCGTCGTGCACGCCGACAAGCACGCCATTCCCGACGCCGCCGACCGCGCGCACCAGCTGCTCGACACCGTCACCCTGATCGGCGCCCGCGGCGGGCTGCACCGCTTCGAGCGCATGGCCCTCGAATTCCAGCTCACCAGGCCCGGCCCGGCCCGCGACTGCCTCGCCGCCATCCTGAACCCGCTGGACGAGCACCCCGAGCTGCTCGCCACGCTGCGCACGCACCTGGAGAACGACTTCAACCGCCAGCTGACCGCGCGGCAGCTGCACATCCACGCCAATACCGTCGACCACCGGCTCAAGCGGATCGCCCAGTTCACCGGGCTCGACCCCACCTGCGGCGCCGACATCTGGAAGCTGCGCTCGGCCCTGGTCGCGCGGTCGGCGGACGTGGCGGCACCACGCGCCGGTGGCGATCGGTACGCTCTCTCGACGTGAGCACTCAGGGAGCAGCAGCAGTCGGCATCGCCACCGTGACCTCGTCCGGGACCGTTCTGGACACCTGGTACCCGGCCCCGGAGCTCGGCAGCTTCGACAGCACCGGCACCGAGCGGCTGGACGCGCCGCCCGCCGAGTACTCCACCCTGGTCGGCCCCGACGACGCGCGCGATGTCGAGGTGGTCGCCGTGCGCACCACCATCGCCGACCTCTCGGCCCCCCCGGTCGACGCGCACGACGTCTACCTGCGGCTGCACCTGCTCTCGCACCGGCTCGTCCAGCCGCACGGGCTCAACCTGGACGGTCAGTTCGGGCTGCTCGCCAATGTCGTGTGGACCAACCACGGCCCCGCCGCGGTGGACGGGTTCGAGAACGTCCGGCTGCGGCTGCGCGGCCGGGGGCCGGTGACCGTGTACAGCATCGACAAGTTCCCGCGGATGGTCGACTACGTGGTGCCCACCGGAGTGCGGATCGGTGACGCCGACCGGGTCCGGCTCGGCGCGCACCTGGCCGCCGGGACCACCGTCATGCACGAGGGATTCGTGAACTTCAATGCCGGGACGCTCGGCACGTCGATGGTCGAGGGCCGGATCTCGGCCGGTGTCGTGGTCGGGGACGGGGCGGATGTGGGTGGCGGCGCCTCCACCATGGGCACGCTCTCCGGAGGCGGCACCACCGTGATCTCGGTCGGCGCGCGCTCGCTGCTCGGCGCCAACTCCGGGCTCGGCATTCCGCTCGGCGACGACTGCGTGCTCGAGGCGGGGCTCTACCTCACCGCGGGCACCAAGGTCTCGACGCCGGACGGGACGATCGTCAAGGCGGCACAGCTGAGCGGGCAGCCGAACCTGCTGTTCCGGCGGAACTCGCAGTCCGGCGCGGTCGAGGTGGTTTCGCGCACCGGCACCGGAATCGAGCTGAATTCCGCGCTGCACGCGCACAACTAGCTCAACTGCTTCTTCTGCACCTTCCCCATGGCGTTGCGCGGCAGCGTCTCGACGAAGCGAATCTCGCGGGGCCGCTTGTGGTTCGACAGTTCCGTCGCCACGAGCGCCACCAGCTCCGCTTCGTCGGGTGCCGCGCCGCGCGGCACCACAAAGGCGACGATGCGCTGGCCCAGATCGTCGTCGGGCAGGCCGACGACCGCGACCTCGGCCACCTCCGGGTGCCCGAGCAGCGCCGTCTCCACCTCCCCCGCCCCGACCCGGTACCCCCCGGACTTGATCAGATCCACCGACTCCCGCCCGACGATCCGATGGAACCCGTCGGCATCGATCACCGCCACATCCCCGGTCGCGAACCACCCGTCCGCGAGCCAGCTCTCGGCGGTGGCGTCCGGCCGGTTCAGGTACCCGTCGCCGAGCATCGGCCCCCGCACCTGCAGACTGCCGATGCTCTCCCCGTCGTGCGGCACCTCGGCCCCGCGCTCATCCAGCAGCCTGGTCTCGACCCCGCGCACCGGAAGCCCCACCCAGCCCGGCCTGCGCTCACCATCAGCCCTGGTGGAGAGCGTAATCATGGTCTCGCTCATCCCGTACCGCTCCACCGGCGCGTGCCCGGTGAGTTCGTGCAGTTTCCGAAACACCGGCACCGGCAGCGGCGCGCTCCCGGAGACCAGCAACCGAGCCTCGGCAAGCTTTCGCGCCGACTCCTCGTCCTCCGCGATCCGCGACCACACCGTCGGCACCCCGAAATACAGCGTCCCGCCCGCCGCGGCATACGCCTCCGGCGTCGGCTTCCCGGTGTGGATCACCCGGCTCCCGACCCGCAACGGCCCGAGCAACCCGAGAATCAGCCCGTGCACGTGGAACAGCGGAAGCCCGTGCACGAGCGTGTCGTTCCTGGTCCACGCCCACGCCTCGGCCAGCGCATCCAGCCCGGCCGCGATCGCCCCCCGGCTGAGCAGCACCCCCTTCGGCGCCCCGGTGGTCCCCGACGTGTAGAGCACGAACGCGATCCCCGCCGGATCCGGCTCCGCATACCGATGCCACGACCGCGCGTGCTTCCGCACCGGAATCCGCGGCAGCTCACTCCCCTCGGGAGCGTCCCCGAGCCAAGCCTGCGCACCGGAGTCCCCGAGAATGTGCCGCAACTCCGCGGCACCCGAATCCGGCGGCACCGGCACCACACTCACCCCCGCCAGCAACGCCCCCGTCACCGCGAGCACGGTGGTCACGGTCGGCCGCGCCAGCACGGCGACCCGCTCCGCCCCCGCCACCCGCTCGGCCACCGAGGTGGCCGCCCCGAGCAGGTCGGAGCGGGAGAGCGTCTCCCCGGCAATGGTCAGGGCATCCGGGAGGTCGTCGCCGGCGGCGACGGCGGCCGGGTTCAGCGATCGCAGCAGCACCCCGCTCACGCTACTGATCACAGATCGGTCACCGCTCACGGGCGTCATTGACACGCTTTGCGAAACAGTGAAACCGTGGCTGTGTATCCATCTCACCGTCGAGATCGGAGGTCGGAGTGTCCCGACCGTCGCCCGTGCCCCCCGAGCCCCCGGCCGACTTCGACGTCGCCGCCTTCCTACCGGTGGTAGCGGGCGGCCTCGCCGCCGCCCCCAACGTCATCCTGCAACTCGCCACCCCCGGCGTCGGCTACGGCGTGCTGGAGAGCAAAGTGCACAGCGGCAACGTCATGATCCACCCGATCAAACGCCTCCGCACCACCATGACCTACCTCGCCGTCGCCCTGCTCGGCACCGACGAGGAGCGCGCCGCCTACCGCGAGGCCGTGAACACCGCGCACCGCCAGGTCCGCTCCACCGCTTCGAGCCCGGTCGAATACAACGCCTTCGACGTCCGCCTCCAGCTCTGGGTAGCCGCCTGCCTCTACTGGGGCCTCGCCGACCTGCACGAACGCCTGCACGGCCCGATGGACGGCCCCGAAGCCGACGCCTTCTACCAGTACGCCGCCCGCCTCGGCACCACCCTCCAGGTCCGCGCGGACATGTGGCCCCCCGACCGCGCCGCCTTCGACCGCTACTGGTCCGAGAACCTGGCCGCCACCACCGTCTCCCCTGCCGTCCGCGCCTACCTCCGCGACCTCGTCGACCTCAAGATGCTGCCGCTACCGGTCCAGCTCCTCCTGAGCCGCCCGCACCGCTACCTCGTAGCCGGAATGCTCCCCCCGCACGTCCGCGACCAGATGGGGTTGCGCTGGACGCCCCGCGACGAATGGCTCCTCTCCCACACCCTCCGTCTCCTCGGCCACGTCGACAACGCCCTCCCCTACTCGGTGCGCCGCCTCCCCCTCAGCATCTACCTCAGCGACCTGCGCTTCCGCCGCAAGCACGGACTCCCGCTGGTCTAGCAACAGCCCGGAACTCGAAGCCTCAGGCGATTCCGAGGGAAGCCGCTCGTTCCCAGATCTCGCCCACCACAGAGCCGTCGTCGATCTGCCGAATCCGCTCGATCGCCACCCGCAACCGATCGATGTCCTTCGAGTTCAGCGCCCCGGCTTCGCCGAGCCGCAACACGACAACCAGAAGATCGCCGGGATACATATCCCCAGAGGTCAGCGGATCGGCGTCGATCAGGTCGAGAGCGCGCGGCAGCACCGCCGAGACAGCTTCCCGCTGCCCGAGGAGAATCCGGAGGTCCTCCGCTGTCAGCGCGGAAATAGGCAGCCGGCGCAGGCCGTGCACGACCCGGATCAGCCTGCTGGCATCGGGATCCGACTCAGGCCACCGCCCCTCCAACTGTTCGATACTCGCATCGCTCTCGAGCATTCTCGAATTCAGCTCTCGGCCAACCGCCCCGGCACCCGGAACGAGACAGCGATATGGTCCCGCGCGAAATCGCGCACCGCCCGCTCGTCCTCGAACGGAATCACCGTCTGCGGCGTGAGCGCCAGCGAGAGCGACGTCCGGGCGATCATCTCGGCAATCGGCGCCGGATCGTACTCCGGCAACTTCCCCTCCCGCTGCAACCGAGAGATGAACTCCACCAAGTAATCCCGCCCGAGCTCGATCACCGGAGCCCCCTGCACGGTCAGATAGGGAAGCACGATCTCCGGCTCGGTCTGCAACAGCCGATCCAGCAGCTTGTTCCCCCGCAACCCCTCCAGAAACACCACGAACAGCTCAACGATCTGATCCTCGGCCCCGGCATCCCGATCGACCTGCCGCTGCAACGCCGCATCCACGTCCTCGACGAACTGCTTCGCCTGCCGCAACCCCACAGCTTGGATGAGATCGGATTTGCTGGCGAAGCGCCGGTAGAGCGTGGCCAGCGAGAGCCCGCACCGCCGCGCCACCTCGACCATGCTGGTCCGCTTGATGCCGAAGTCGAGGAAGGCGACGAGCGCCGCGTCGAGCACGCGCGTCTGGTTGCGATCCTCCGGGCCCGCGGACCGCACCAGATGCAGCAGTCGGGTCAGCTTCGCCATGTCGGCCACCCTATCCATCCGCGAAACGATGACAGCTTCAGCATCGCATGGTCACAACCCCGATTGACAGCGTTTCGAGATGATGAGAGCTTTACCGGTGAATCTTCTCACGGAAGGTGGCAACGATGCCAGCACCGCACCCCGCGCCGACGGCGACCCCCGTCGACGACTTCGACATCGCCGCCCGATGGACCGGCGCGGGCGCCTTCCTCGGCGGCACCGCGAACGTGATCATGCAGCTCAGCCATGCCCCCGTGGCCTACGGCGTGCTGGAGAGCTCGGTCGATTCGGGCAAGGTCATGCTGCACCCGATGAAGCGGCTGCGCACCACGCTCACCTACCTCGCCGTCGCGCTGATGGGCACCGACGAGGAGCGCGCCGCCTACCGCGACGCCGTGAACACCTCGCACCGCTCGATCCGCTCCTCGAAGCAGAGCCCCGTCAAGTACAACGCCTTCGACCCGAACCTGCAGCTCTGGGTCGCCGCCTGCCTCTACTACGGCGTGATCGATATCGAGCGCAGGCTGCACGGCGAGTGGGACGACGACACCGCCGACACCTTCTACCGCTACGCCGCCCGCCTCGGCACCTCGCTGCAGATGCGCCCCGACATGTGGCCCGCCGACCGCGCCGCCTTCGCCGAGTACTGGGAGTCCGGCCTCGCCACCCGCGCCATCGACGACCGCACCCGCGAGTACTTCGACACCCTCATCGACCTGCACATGCTGCCCAAACCGCTGCGCGCCTTCGCCCCGTTCCAGCGCTTCCTGGTGACCGGCCTGCTCCCGCCCCGGCTCCGCGAGCAGATGGGGATGACCTGGTCGGAGCGCGAGGAGCGGCGGCTCGAGCTGCTCATGCGGGCCATCGGCGCCGGCCAGCGCAAACTGCCGACGACGCTGCGGCTCTTCCCGATGAACTTCTACCTGGCCGATTTCCGGCTGCGCCGCAGGCTCGGCAAGCCACTGGTCTGAGTCACGAACGGCTGACCAGGGCGCGCAGGAAGAAGCCCAGGTTGGCCGGGCGCTCGGCCAGGCGGCGGGTCAGGTAGCCGTACCACTCGGTGCCGTACGGCACGTAGACCCGCACCGCCCGGCCCTCCGCCGCCAACCTGCGCTGTTCCAGATCGCGCACGCCGTACAGCATCTGGTGCTCGTAGCGCGGGATTCCGGCTCGGATGGCCGCCTCGACCAACGCCGGGTCGTGGCTGGCGACCATCGGGTAGCCGTCGCCCTTCATGAGCACATCCAGGCAGCGCAGGTAGGAGTCGGTGACCTCCGCACTGTGCTGGAACGCGACTTCGGGCGGCTCGTTGTACGCGCCCTTGCACAGCCGGACCCGGGAGGCTTCGCTGGCGAAGCCGCCGCAATCCGCCTCGGTGCGGTGCAGGTAGGACTGGAGGACAACGCCGAGCCAGGGGAATTCCGGGCGCAGGGCGTGCACGGTGGCGAGGGTGCCGGCGGTGGCGGTGTGGTCCTCGGCGTCGACGGTCACCCAGACGCCCGCGCGCTCGGCGGCTTCACAGATCGTGCGCAGCCGGTCGATGGCCGTGGGTTCCGGCAGTGCCTGGCCGAGCGCCGAAAGCTTGACCGACACCTCCAGCGGCACCGCCCACTCCGGCCCCCGTTCGACGCCCGGCGCATCGGCCAGCGTCGCCAGATCACCGATCAACGCCAGGTACTCGGCGACGACGGCATCGGCCTGCGCCGGGTCGGTGGTGTTCTCGCCGAGGAAGTCGACGCTGACCCGCCGCCCGTCGGCGAGCAGTTCGCGGAGCACCGGGAGCAGCGCAGCCCGGTCGGCGCCCGCCACGAAGCGCCGCACCACCGCCGCTGTGGCCGGCACCGTGGTGACCGCCTTCGCCAGCCGCGGTGATCCGGCCGCCGCGAGGATCACCGGGCGCAGCGGGTTCACGGTGTGCCCATGTGCGGGTAGCGATGGTCGGTGGGCGGGACGAACGTCTCCTTGATCGTCCGCGGCGCGACCCAGCGCAGCAGGTTCAGCGGCGACCCCGCCTTGTCGTCGGTGCCGGAGGCCCGCGCCCCGCCGAAGGGCTGCTGCCCGACCACCGCGCCGGTCGGCTTGTCGTTGACGTAGAAGTTCCCCGCCGCGTATCGCAGTCGGGTGCTCGCCTCGGTGATCGCCTGCCGATCGCGGGCGAAGACGGCGCCGGTCAGCGCGTACGGCGCGGCGCTGTCGACCTCGTCCAGCACGGCGGGCCAGGCGTTGTCGTCGTAGACGTGCACCGCGAGGATCGGGCCGAAGTACTCGGTGCCGAACGCCTCGTCGCGCGGGTCGTCGACCAGCAGGACGGTCGGCTGCACGAAGTACCCCTCGCTGTCGTCCGCGGTACCGCCCACCGGGATCTCGATCCCCGCTTCCCGTGCCCGGTTCAGCGCGGCCACGTTCTTGTCGAAGGCCCTGCGGTCGATCAGCGCCCCGCCGAAGTGGGTCAGCTCGGCCACGTCTCCGTAACTCAATTCACCTGTGGTGTGGAGGAATTCGTCGCCCATGGCGGTCCAGAGCGATCGCGGGATATAGGCGCGGGAGGCAGCCGAGCACTTCTGACCCTGGTACTCGAAGGCGCCGCGGACGAGCGCGGTGGCGAGCGAGGCCGGGTCGGCGGAGGGGTGCGCGACCACGAAGTCCTTCCCCCCGGTCTCGCCGACCAGCCGCGGATACCCGCGATACCGGTCCAGGTTCGCGCCGACCTGCTGCCACAGGTACTTGAAGGTCTTCGTCGAGCCGGTGAAGTGGATCCCCGCCAGGTTCGGATCGGTGAGCGCGACTTCGGACAGAGCCTGCCCGTCCCCGGTGACCAGATTGATCACCCCCGGCGGCAGCCCCGCCTCCTCCAGCAGCTTCATCGTGTGGAACGCGGCGACGGTCTGCGTCGGCGACGGCTTCCACACCACCGTGTTGCCCATGAGCGCCGGCGCGGTGGGCAGGTTGCCCGCGATGGCGGTGAAGTTGAACGGGGTGATGGCGTAGACGAACCCCTCCAGCGGGCGGTAGTCCATGCGATTCCAAGTGCCCGCGCTCGACTCCGGCTGCTGGGCGAGGATGTCGCGAGCGAAGGCGACGTTGTAGCGCCAGAAGTCGACCAGCTCGCACGGGGCATCGATCTCCGCCTGCTGCGCGGATTTCGACTGGCCGAGCATGGTCGCGGCGGCCACGGTTTCCCGCCACGGGCCGGACAGGAGGTCGGCGGCGCGCAGCAGCACGGCGGCGCGTTCATCGAACGGGAGGGCGCGCCAGGCCGGGGCCGCGGCTGTGGCGGCGTCGATGGCCGAGCGGGCTTCCTCGTGCGTGGTGTCGGTGTAGGTGCCGAGCACGTGGCTGTGCCGGTGCGGAGTGACGATCTCGTGCCTGGTACCGGTGCCCGGGCGATGTTTGCCGCCGATGACCAGCGGAATTTCCAGCTGTTGCTCGGATATTTTGGTGAGTTTCGCACGCAGGCGCTCGCGTTCCGGGGTGCCCGGGGCGTAGGTGTGGATCGGCTCGTTGTCCGGGGTGGGGACAACCGTGACAGCATCCATATCTCAGGCTAGCGCCGGAATCGCGGGGTGTCCGTGAGGCCGCGCGGATCTACCGGCTCGAGCCCCGACGACATCCGGGCCGCCCCGCTCTCCGCGGCGCCGAGCCGCCCGCGAGTGACGACCATGGCAAACACCCCCGCAGCGGCCATCACAACGACATCGACCCACTGGTACACGGGCTCGATGGCCCCGGCCTGCAAGCCGTAGGCCAGGTTGGCGAAGGTATGGGCGGTGACGACAACCATGACGTTGCCCGCCGAGGCGTTGTACAGCCAGCCCAGCACGAAGCAGAAGCCCGTGGTCGACACGATGTACAGCGGGAAGTTCAGATCGGATTGCGCGACAGCGGGATTCCACCACAGCGGCAGGTGCCACAGCGACCACAGCAGCCCCAGCAGCAGGTTCGCCGCCCAAATCGGCAGCAGGGCCTGCAACCGCGGCAGCGCGAAACCGCGCCAGCCGAACTCCTCGTCGATGCCGCCGCCGAGCACGAAGGTGAAGACCAGCACGGCAGGCAGCGCGACCAGTCCCGACAACGCGCCCGCGCCGTCCCAGCTCGCCCCGGCCAGCAGGTGCACGGGTACGGTGCCCAGGATCAGCGCGGCCATCCCCACGGTGGCGAGGAGATAGAAGCGGGGTGCGGCCCGCCACCGGAACGCCCGCCGCAGAAACGGCCGGATGCCGTCGCCGCCCGTGCGCCGACCGGCCCAGATGAGCGCCGCCACCAGCGGGCCCAGGCCGCCCGGGATCATCAAGGCGATCCAGGGCAGCTCGAGCGAGAGGACGCCGCGTTCGATCAGGGCAGCGGGAATCCACCAGACCCAGGTGAGCGCGAACGCCGTCACAAAAAATCCGATGAGCCGTCGACGTTCGTGTTTCATTCGCTCCCCGCCCTCCGAGTTCATGCGATGCCCGGAACGTATCGGCCGATTTCTCGCTCGTCCTCGGTCCACGGCGCTGCATTCGCCTCATACCCGGGAGTGAGGTGCTGCGCTACCTCCGCTATCGCGGCCAGGCGCGCGGCTCCTGATCGACCCGAACCAGCGAACGATCGTCGGCGCCACCTTCGCCGGCCCCGGCGTCGCGGAGCTGATGCACTCCATCACCATCACCAGCCAGGTCCCGATCGACCGCCTCTGGCACACCGTCCCGCCCTTACTGACCATCAGCGAAGTCTGGCTGCCCCTCCTGGAGACCT is a window encoding:
- a CDS encoding oxygenase MpaB family protein produces the protein MPAPHPAPTATPVDDFDIAARWTGAGAFLGGTANVIMQLSHAPVAYGVLESSVDSGKVMLHPMKRLRTTLTYLAVALMGTDEERAAYRDAVNTSHRSIRSSKQSPVKYNAFDPNLQLWVAACLYYGVIDIERRLHGEWDDDTADTFYRYAARLGTSLQMRPDMWPADRAAFAEYWESGLATRAIDDRTREYFDTLIDLHMLPKPLRAFAPFQRFLVTGLLPPRLREQMGMTWSEREERRLELLMRAIGAGQRKLPTTLRLFPMNFYLADFRLRRRLGKPLV
- a CDS encoding proline dehydrogenase family protein: MNPLRPVILAAAGSPRLAKAVTTVPATAAVVRRFVAGADRAALLPVLRELLADGRRVSVDFLGENTTDPAQADAVVAEYLALIGDLATLADAPGVERGPEWAVPLEVSVKLSALGQALPEPTAIDRLRTICEAAERAGVWVTVDAEDHTATAGTLATVHALRPEFPWLGVVLQSYLHRTEADCGGFASEASRVRLCKGAYNEPPEVAFQHSAEVTDSYLRCLDVLMKGDGYPMVASHDPALVEAAIRAGIPRYEHQMLYGVRDLEQRRLAAEGRAVRVYVPYGTEWYGYLTRRLAERPANLGFFLRALVSRS
- the pruA gene encoding L-glutamate gamma-semialdehyde dehydrogenase, whose translation is MDAVTVVPTPDNEPIHTYAPGTPERERLRAKLTKISEQQLEIPLVIGGKHRPGTGTRHEIVTPHRHSHVLGTYTDTTHEEARSAIDAATAAAPAWRALPFDERAAVLLRAADLLSGPWRETVAAATMLGQSKSAQQAEIDAPCELVDFWRYNVAFARDILAQQPESSAGTWNRMDYRPLEGFVYAITPFNFTAIAGNLPTAPALMGNTVVWKPSPTQTVAAFHTMKLLEEAGLPPGVINLVTGDGQALSEVALTDPNLAGIHFTGSTKTFKYLWQQVGANLDRYRGYPRLVGETGGKDFVVAHPSADPASLATALVRGAFEYQGQKCSAASRAYIPRSLWTAMGDEFLHTTGELSYGDVAELTHFGGALIDRRAFDKNVAALNRAREAGIEIPVGGTADDSEGYFVQPTVLLVDDPRDEAFGTEYFGPILAVHVYDDNAWPAVLDEVDSAAPYALTGAVFARDRQAITEASTRLRYAAGNFYVNDKPTGAVVGQQPFGGARASGTDDKAGSPLNLLRWVAPRTIKETFVPPTDHRYPHMGTP
- a CDS encoding CPBP family intramembrane glutamic endopeptidase, which codes for MKHERRRLIGFFVTAFALTWVWWIPAALIERGVLSLELPWIALMIPGGLGPLVAALIWAGRRTGGDGIRPFLRRAFRWRAAPRFYLLATVGMAALILGTVPVHLLAGASWDGAGALSGLVALPAVLVFTFVLGGGIDEEFGWRGFALPRLQALLPIWAANLLLGLLWSLWHLPLWWNPAVAQSDLNFPLYIVSTTGFCFVLGWLYNASAGNVMVVVTAHTFANLAYGLQAGAIEPVYQWVDVVVMAAAGVFAMVVTRGRLGAAESGAARMSSGLEPVDPRGLTDTPRFRR